In Sorghum bicolor cultivar BTx623 chromosome 10, Sorghum_bicolor_NCBIv3, whole genome shotgun sequence, one genomic interval encodes:
- the LOC8067907 gene encoding haloacid dehalogenase-like hydrolase domain-containing protein Sgpp isoform X2, which translates to MESGIGRVAPLEAVLFDIDGTMAISDPFHHRATSEMLLKVGYNNGVPITPEFGMAHMAGRSNDQIGRFLFPDWDQARLDAFFAEKEALFARYAGEGLREIAGLTALCRWADERGLKRAAVTNAPRANADLMISILGLSDFFQLVVTAEECERFKPFPDPYLRALELLGVSPEHAVVFEDSTTGVQAGVAAGMPVVAIAEESREGKLLAVGATLVIRDYEDPKLWAALDKLDIAKPEAAAEANGTHTQL; encoded by the exons ATGGAAAG TGGGATCGGCAGAGTGGCTCCCCTGGAAGCGGTGCTCTTCGACATCGACGGCACCATGGCCATCTCGGACCCGTTCCACCACCGCGCCACGTCGGAGATGCTCCTCAAGGTAGGCTACAACAACGGCGTTCCCATCACGCCGGAGTTCGGCATGGCGCACATGGCCGGCCGGAGCAACGACCAGATCGGCCGCTTCCTGTTCCCGGACTGGGACCAGGCGCGGCTCGACGCCTTCTTCGCCGAGAAAGAGGCGCTCTTCGCCCGGTACGCCGGCGAGGGGCTCAGGGAGATCGCCGGCCTCACCGCGCTCTGCCGCTGGGCCGACGAGCGTGGGCTCAAGCGCGCCGCCGTCACCAACGCGCCCAGGGCTAACGCCGACCTCATGATCTCCATCCTCGGCCTCTCTGACTTCTTCCAGCTCGTCGTCACCGCCGAGGAGTGCGAGCGATTTAAGCCCTTCCCGGACCCGTACCTCAGGGCGCTGGAGCTGCTTGGCGTCTCGCCGGAGCACGCCGTCGTGTTTGAGGACTCCACCACCGGCGTGCAGGCAGGCGTTGCGGCAGGGATGCCCGTGGTTGCCATTGCTGAGGAGAGCCGGGAGGGCAAGCTTCTCGCCGTCGGTGCCACGCTTGTCATCAGGGACTACGAAGATCCCAAGCTGTGGGCGGCATTGGACAAACTGGACATCGCCAAGCCTGAAGCTGCTGCTGAGGCCAATGGAACTCATACACAACTGTAG
- the LOC8067907 gene encoding haloacid dehalogenase-like hydrolase domain-containing protein Sgpp isoform X1 has translation MESSGIGRVAPLEAVLFDIDGTMAISDPFHHRATSEMLLKVGYNNGVPITPEFGMAHMAGRSNDQIGRFLFPDWDQARLDAFFAEKEALFARYAGEGLREIAGLTALCRWADERGLKRAAVTNAPRANADLMISILGLSDFFQLVVTAEECERFKPFPDPYLRALELLGVSPEHAVVFEDSTTGVQAGVAAGMPVVAIAEESREGKLLAVGATLVIRDYEDPKLWAALDKLDIAKPEAAAEANGTHTQL, from the exons ATGGAAAG CAGTGGGATCGGCAGAGTGGCTCCCCTGGAAGCGGTGCTCTTCGACATCGACGGCACCATGGCCATCTCGGACCCGTTCCACCACCGCGCCACGTCGGAGATGCTCCTCAAGGTAGGCTACAACAACGGCGTTCCCATCACGCCGGAGTTCGGCATGGCGCACATGGCCGGCCGGAGCAACGACCAGATCGGCCGCTTCCTGTTCCCGGACTGGGACCAGGCGCGGCTCGACGCCTTCTTCGCCGAGAAAGAGGCGCTCTTCGCCCGGTACGCCGGCGAGGGGCTCAGGGAGATCGCCGGCCTCACCGCGCTCTGCCGCTGGGCCGACGAGCGTGGGCTCAAGCGCGCCGCCGTCACCAACGCGCCCAGGGCTAACGCCGACCTCATGATCTCCATCCTCGGCCTCTCTGACTTCTTCCAGCTCGTCGTCACCGCCGAGGAGTGCGAGCGATTTAAGCCCTTCCCGGACCCGTACCTCAGGGCGCTGGAGCTGCTTGGCGTCTCGCCGGAGCACGCCGTCGTGTTTGAGGACTCCACCACCGGCGTGCAGGCAGGCGTTGCGGCAGGGATGCCCGTGGTTGCCATTGCTGAGGAGAGCCGGGAGGGCAAGCTTCTCGCCGTCGGTGCCACGCTTGTCATCAGGGACTACGAAGATCCCAAGCTGTGGGCGGCATTGGACAAACTGGACATCGCCAAGCCTGAAGCTGCTGCTGAGGCCAATGGAACTCATACACAACTGTAG